The following are encoded in a window of Streptomyces sp. 11x1 genomic DNA:
- the glgB gene encoding 1,4-alpha-glucan branching enzyme, with protein MALRDTTPPESAGPPRRRPRLTVAAPPLPPEERARLLSGTHHDPHSVLGAHPVPGGGVAVRALRPYAHAVSVVIAGERTYLASEGDGLFSVLLPLDAVPAYTLFVSYEDADHEVEDPYRFLPALGELDLHLIREGRHEQLWKALGAEPMTHQGVTGTRFTVWAPNARGVRVVGDFACWDGTAFPMRSLGSSGVWELFLPGVGEGALYKFEITARDGRRLLKADPMARRAEVPPATASVVHASRYEWSDAEWMARRGDVPVHEAPFSVYEIHLPSWRPGLTYRQLADVLPGYVSDLGFTHVELMPVAQHPFSGSWGYQVTGFYAPTARLGTPDDFKYLVDALHRAGIGVIVDWVPAHFPKDDWALGRFDGEPLYEPGDSRRAEHPDWGTYEFDFGRTEVRNFLVANAVYWCEEYHVDGLRVDAVASMLYLDYSRDSGQWSPNVFGGREDLDAVACLQEMNATVYRRAPGVVTIAEESTAWDGVTRPTDSGGLGFGLKWNMGWMHDSLGYMEHEPVHRKYHHNEMSFSMVYAYSENYVLPISHDEVVHGKRALVSKMPGDWWQQRANHRAYLGFMWAHPGKQLLFMGQEFAQGGEWVEAQGPDWWLLDPGYGAEADHRGVRDLVRDLNMTYRQTPALWQRDTDPAGFQWVSADAAEDNVFAFLRLAADGTPLLAVSNFSPVVREEYRLGVPDDVAVWHEVLNTDAVVYGGGGVTHPHPVESEPHAWHGRPASVRLTLPPLATVWLRPERSPGPGATDQDRRSPAAPVRPSVGADPGDRRSPRRSAT; from the coding sequence GTGGCTCTGCGTGACACCACGCCCCCCGAGTCCGCCGGCCCGCCCCGGCGCCGCCCCCGGCTGACCGTGGCCGCCCCTCCCTTGCCCCCCGAGGAGCGCGCACGGCTGCTCTCCGGCACACACCACGATCCGCACTCCGTGCTGGGCGCCCACCCGGTGCCGGGCGGCGGGGTCGCCGTGCGGGCCCTGCGCCCGTACGCCCACGCCGTGAGCGTCGTGATCGCGGGTGAGCGCACCTATCTCGCCTCGGAGGGCGACGGTCTCTTCTCCGTGCTCCTGCCGCTCGACGCCGTGCCCGCGTACACGCTGTTCGTGTCGTACGAGGACGCCGATCACGAGGTGGAGGACCCGTACCGGTTCCTGCCCGCGCTCGGTGAGCTGGACCTGCATCTGATCCGGGAGGGGCGGCACGAGCAGCTGTGGAAGGCGCTCGGGGCCGAGCCCATGACCCACCAGGGCGTCACCGGCACCCGCTTCACCGTCTGGGCACCGAACGCCCGGGGGGTACGGGTGGTCGGGGACTTCGCCTGCTGGGACGGGACGGCGTTCCCGATGAGGTCCCTGGGTTCCTCCGGGGTCTGGGAGCTGTTCCTGCCGGGGGTGGGCGAGGGCGCCCTCTACAAGTTCGAGATCACCGCGCGCGACGGCCGGCGTCTGCTGAAGGCCGACCCGATGGCCCGCCGCGCGGAGGTGCCCCCCGCGACGGCGTCCGTCGTCCACGCCTCGCGCTACGAGTGGAGTGACGCGGAGTGGATGGCTCGGCGCGGTGACGTCCCGGTGCACGAGGCGCCGTTCTCCGTGTACGAGATCCATCTCCCGTCCTGGCGACCGGGACTGACGTACCGTCAACTCGCCGATGTGCTGCCCGGGTACGTCTCTGATCTCGGGTTCACCCATGTCGAGTTGATGCCGGTCGCCCAGCACCCGTTCAGCGGCTCCTGGGGCTACCAGGTCACCGGCTTCTACGCCCCGACGGCCCGTCTCGGCACCCCGGACGACTTCAAGTACCTGGTCGACGCCCTGCACCGGGCCGGGATCGGGGTCATCGTGGACTGGGTGCCCGCCCACTTCCCCAAGGACGACTGGGCGCTCGGCCGCTTCGACGGGGAGCCGCTGTACGAGCCCGGGGACAGCAGGCGGGCGGAGCATCCGGACTGGGGGACGTACGAGTTCGACTTCGGCCGCACCGAGGTGCGCAACTTCCTCGTGGCGAACGCCGTGTACTGGTGCGAGGAGTACCACGTCGACGGGCTTCGGGTGGACGCGGTCGCCTCCATGCTCTACCTCGACTACTCGCGGGACTCCGGACAGTGGTCGCCCAATGTGTTCGGCGGGCGCGAGGATCTGGACGCGGTCGCCTGCCTCCAGGAGATGAACGCCACCGTGTACCGGCGGGCGCCCGGTGTGGTGACCATCGCGGAGGAGTCCACGGCCTGGGACGGCGTGACCCGCCCGACCGACAGCGGGGGGCTGGGTTTCGGGCTGAAGTGGAACATGGGGTGGATGCACGACTCGCTGGGCTACATGGAGCACGAACCCGTGCACCGCAAGTACCACCACAACGAGATGTCGTTCTCGATGGTGTACGCGTACAGCGAGAACTACGTCCTGCCCATCTCCCACGACGAGGTCGTGCACGGCAAGCGGGCGTTGGTGTCGAAGATGCCGGGCGACTGGTGGCAGCAGCGCGCCAACCACCGCGCGTACCTGGGTTTCATGTGGGCCCACCCCGGCAAGCAACTCCTTTTCATGGGGCAGGAGTTCGCCCAGGGCGGGGAGTGGGTGGAGGCTCAGGGGCCGGACTGGTGGCTGCTCGATCCGGGGTACGGCGCGGAGGCCGACCACCGGGGGGTGCGGGACCTCGTCCGCGACCTGAACATGACCTACCGCCAGACGCCGGCCCTCTGGCAGCGGGACACCGACCCGGCCGGCTTCCAGTGGGTGAGTGCGGACGCCGCCGAGGACAACGTCTTCGCGTTCCTGCGGCTCGCCGCGGACGGGACGCCGCTGCTGGCCGTCTCGAACTTCAGCCCGGTGGTGCGGGAGGAATACCGCCTCGGGGTACCGGACGACGTCGCGGTGTGGCACGAGGTGCTGAACACGGACGCGGTCGTCTACGGGGGCGGCGGGGTCACGCATCCCCATCCCGTCGAGTCAGAGCCGCACGCCTGGCACGGGCGGCCGGCCAGTGTCCGGCTGACGCTGCCCCCGCTGGCCACGGTGTGGCTCCGCCCCGAGCGGTCCCCCGGCCCCGGGGCGACCGATCAGGATCGGAGAAGCCCGGCGGCGCCGGTGCGCCCTAGCGTGGGGGCTGATCCGGGCGACCGGAGATCACCCCGTAGGAGTGCGACATGA
- a CDS encoding maltokinase N-terminal cap-like domain-containing protein, with protein MSKTASALLRPSGEEVAAGLMTSLAGMLREWLPRQRWFAGKDRPVTELALQSMTELYPGCLHLLVHTGQPSHPAHGGVPAPGGLPPAGDCYQLLLGVREHPVPRLARALIGQARGGPLAGLTVYDALYDPRSAELLLERLRHPGSAGPLRFEADPGARVPAGLAPRLLDAEQSNSSLVYGDAYILKVFRRVQPGVNPDLEVPGALAGQGCGRVPAPVAWFRTTDPFPATLGVLQPFLPDASDGWTLALGALAAGQDFTAQARELGRATAEVHLALASAFPTGAHDETGRTAAAMTERLDAAARSVPALRPYVPGLRTAFRALLACDPGPPAQRVHGDLHLGQVLRAGPDWFVIDFEGEPSRPLAERCGTQSPVRDIAGMLRSFDYAARQRRPWRPEWARGCREEYCAGYAARAGWDPREKHGLLRAYETDRAVYEVLYEARHRPDWLPVPMAAIERLAVRGD; from the coding sequence ATGTCGAAGACCGCATCCGCACTGCTCCGGCCGAGTGGCGAAGAGGTCGCCGCCGGCCTCATGACCTCGCTGGCGGGAATGCTGCGCGAATGGCTGCCGCGGCAGCGCTGGTTCGCCGGCAAGGACCGGCCGGTCACGGAGCTCGCCCTGCAGTCGATGACCGAGCTGTATCCGGGCTGCCTGCATCTGCTCGTGCACACCGGTCAGCCGAGCCATCCCGCTCACGGCGGGGTGCCCGCGCCGGGCGGACTGCCCCCGGCCGGCGACTGCTACCAGCTCCTGCTCGGGGTGCGTGAGCATCCGGTGCCGCGCCTGGCCCGGGCGCTCATCGGACAGGCGCGCGGGGGACCGCTCGCCGGTCTGACGGTGTACGACGCGCTGTACGACCCCCGGTCGGCCGAGCTGCTCCTCGAACGGCTGCGGCATCCCGGCTCGGCGGGCCCGCTGCGTTTCGAGGCGGACCCCGGCGCACGGGTACCGGCCGGGCTGGCGCCCAGGCTGCTGGACGCCGAGCAGTCCAACTCCTCGCTGGTGTACGGGGACGCGTACATCCTGAAGGTCTTCCGGCGCGTCCAGCCGGGGGTGAACCCCGATCTGGAGGTGCCGGGCGCGCTGGCCGGGCAGGGGTGCGGCCGGGTGCCGGCGCCGGTGGCCTGGTTCCGGACGACCGATCCGTTCCCGGCGACGCTCGGTGTGCTGCAGCCGTTCCTGCCCGACGCGTCGGACGGCTGGACGCTGGCACTCGGCGCACTCGCCGCCGGACAGGACTTCACGGCACAGGCCCGTGAGCTGGGCCGGGCCACGGCGGAGGTGCATCTGGCGCTGGCCTCGGCCTTCCCCACCGGGGCCCACGACGAGACCGGGCGGACGGCGGCCGCGATGACCGAACGGCTGGACGCCGCCGCACGCTCCGTACCGGCCCTGCGGCCGTACGTCCCCGGGCTGCGCACGGCCTTCCGCGCGCTGCTCGCCTGCGACCCGGGGCCGCCGGCGCAGCGCGTCCACGGCGACCTGCACCTGGGGCAGGTGCTGCGGGCCGGTCCCGACTGGTTCGTCATCGACTTCGAGGGCGAGCCGTCCCGTCCGCTCGCCGAGCGGTGCGGCACGCAGTCTCCGGTGCGGGACATCGCCGGGATGCTGCGCTCCTTCGACTACGCCGCCCGGCAGCGCCGGCCCTGGCGCCCGGAGTGGGCGCGCGGTTGCCGGGAGGAGTACTGCGCGGGCTACGCCGCCCGCGCCGGCTGGGACCCGCGCGAGAAGCACGGTCTCCTGCGCGCCTACGAGACGGACCGGGCGGTGTACGAGGTTCTCTACGAGGCTCGTCACCGTCCCGACTGGCTCCCCGTACCGATGGCGGCGATCGAGCGTCTCGCCGTGAGAGGAGACTGA
- the treS gene encoding maltose alpha-D-glucosyltransferase: MTTNKPIPDTFDDTPQKDRDPDWFKRAVFYEVLVRSFQDSDGDGIGDLKGLTAKLDYLQWLGIDCIWLPPFFNSPLRDGGYDVSDYTAVLPEFGDLADFVEFVDAAHQRGMRVIIDFVMNHTSDQHPWFEESRKDPDGPYGDYYVWADDDKQFPGARIIFVDTEASNWTFDPVRKQYFWHRFFSHQPDLNYENPAVQEEMLAALRFWLDLGIDGFRLDAVPYLYQEEGTDCENLPATHAFLKQVRREIDALYPDTVILAEANQWPEDVVDYFGDFASGGDECHMAFHFPVMPRIFMAVRRESRYPVSEILAKTPAIPSNCQWGIFLRNHDELTLEMVTDEERDYMYAEYAKDPRMRANIGIRRRLAPLLDNDRNQIELFTALLLSLPGSPILYYGDEIGMGDNIWLGDRDAVRTPMQWTPDRNAGFSSSDPGRLYLPTIMDPVYGYQVTNVEASMSSPSSLLHWTRRMIEIRKQNPAFGLGTYTELPSSNPSVLAYLREYKDDLVLCVNNFSRFAQPTELDLRAYQGRHPVELIGGVRFPAIGELPYLLTLAGHGFYWFRLSRVLSRAALGR, translated from the coding sequence ATGACCACGAACAAACCCATCCCGGACACCTTCGACGACACACCGCAGAAGGACCGGGACCCGGACTGGTTCAAACGCGCTGTCTTCTACGAGGTCCTCGTCCGGTCCTTCCAGGACAGTGACGGCGACGGCATCGGCGACCTCAAGGGCCTGACCGCGAAACTCGACTACCTGCAGTGGCTGGGCATCGACTGCATCTGGCTCCCGCCGTTCTTCAACTCCCCCCTGCGCGACGGCGGTTACGACGTCTCGGACTACACCGCCGTCCTCCCCGAATTCGGCGACCTCGCCGACTTCGTGGAATTCGTCGACGCCGCCCACCAACGCGGCATGCGCGTCATCATCGACTTCGTCATGAACCACACCAGCGACCAGCACCCGTGGTTCGAGGAATCGAGGAAGGACCCCGACGGACCCTACGGCGACTACTACGTCTGGGCCGACGACGACAAACAGTTCCCCGGCGCCCGCATCATCTTCGTCGACACCGAAGCCTCCAACTGGACCTTCGACCCCGTCCGCAAACAGTACTTCTGGCACCGCTTCTTCTCCCACCAGCCCGACCTCAACTACGAGAACCCGGCCGTGCAGGAGGAAATGCTGGCGGCCCTGCGGTTCTGGCTGGATCTCGGCATCGACGGGTTCCGGCTCGACGCGGTCCCCTACCTCTACCAGGAGGAAGGGACCGACTGCGAGAACCTCCCGGCCACCCACGCGTTCCTGAAACAGGTCCGCCGGGAGATCGACGCACTGTATCCGGACACGGTCATCCTCGCGGAGGCGAACCAGTGGCCCGAGGACGTCGTCGACTACTTCGGTGACTTCGCCAGCGGCGGCGACGAATGCCACATGGCGTTCCACTTCCCCGTCATGCCCCGCATCTTCATGGCCGTACGACGGGAATCGCGCTACCCGGTCTCGGAAATCCTCGCCAAGACCCCCGCCATCCCCTCGAACTGCCAGTGGGGCATCTTCCTGCGGAACCACGACGAGCTCACCCTCGAAATGGTCACCGACGAGGAACGCGACTACATGTACGCGGAGTACGCCAAGGACCCGCGCATGCGCGCCAACATCGGCATCCGCCGCCGCCTGGCGCCCCTGCTGGACAACGACCGCAACCAGATCGAACTCTTCACCGCCCTGCTGCTCTCCCTGCCCGGCTCCCCGATCCTCTACTACGGCGACGAGATCGGCATGGGCGACAACATCTGGCTCGGCGACCGCGACGCCGTCCGCACCCCCATGCAGTGGACCCCCGACCGCAACGCCGGCTTCTCCTCCAGCGACCCCGGCCGCCTCTACCTGCCGACAATCATGGACCCGGTCTACGGCTACCAGGTCACCAACGTCGAGGCGTCCATGTCCTCACCGTCGTCGCTGCTGCACTGGACCCGCCGGATGATCGAGATCCGCAAGCAGAACCCGGCGTTCGGCCTGGGCACCTACACCGAACTGCCCTCCTCCAACCCGTCCGTGCTCGCCTACCTCCGCGAGTACAAGGACGACCTGGTGCTGTGCGTGAACAACTTCTCCCGCTTCGCCCAGCCCACCGAACTCGATCTGCGCGCCTACCAAGGACGCCACCCCGTCGAGCTCATCGGCGGAGTCCGCTTCCCCGCCATCGGTGAACTGCCCTACCTCCTCACCCTCGCGGGCCACGGCTTCTACTGGTTCCGGCTCTCCCGAGTCCTCTCCCGCGCTGCCCTAGGGCGTTGA
- a CDS encoding alpha-1,4-glucan--maltose-1-phosphate maltosyltransferase, producing the protein MSPTPAPAVGRVPVRDVRPLVECGRRPAKAVVGETFEVTATLFREGHGVVAANVVLKDPEGRPAPWTPMRELAPGTDRWGALVTPTCEGRWTYRVEAWSDPVATWRHTARVKVPAGIDTGLVLEEGAELFVRAAAGVPEADLHAVLVAVVGRLRDDTLPAADRLAAALAPEVDEVLTRHPLRELVTSSEPLPLLVERERALFGSWYEFFPRSEGTPEQPHGTFRTAAGRLPAIAAMGFDVVYLPPIHPIGTTFRKGRNNTLSPTPDDVGVPWAIGSPEGGHDTVHPDLGTLDDFDFFVAEARALGMEVALDLALQCSPDHPWVHKHPEWFHHRPDGTIAYAENPPKKYQDIYPIAFDADMPGLIAETTRVLRHWMDHGVRIFRVDNPHTKPVVFWEQVIAQINATDPDVIFLAEAFTRPAMMHTLAATGFQQSYTYFTWRNTKQELTEYAAELAGEAAAYMRPNFFVNTPDILHAFLQEGGRPAFELRAVLAATLSPTWGVYSGYELCENTPLKPGSEEYLDSEKYQLRPRDWDAAERDGRTIAPLITALNHIRRRHPALHGLRNLRFHHTDNDAVIAYSKRTGSDVVVVVVNLDPHRAQEATITLDMAELGLGMGESMPVLDELTGETYHWGRTNYVRLEPGRAPAHVLHVPLPADSSSSSSQIGGSGTP; encoded by the coding sequence ATGAGCCCGACTCCGGCCCCGGCCGTCGGCCGCGTCCCCGTCAGGGATGTCCGCCCGCTCGTCGAGTGCGGCAGGCGTCCCGCGAAGGCAGTCGTCGGCGAGACCTTCGAGGTCACCGCGACGCTGTTTCGCGAGGGGCACGGCGTGGTGGCCGCCAATGTCGTGCTCAAGGACCCCGAGGGCCGTCCGGCCCCGTGGACCCCGATGCGCGAGCTGGCCCCCGGCACCGACCGCTGGGGTGCTTTGGTCACCCCCACCTGTGAGGGCCGCTGGACGTACCGCGTCGAAGCCTGGAGCGACCCCGTCGCCACCTGGCGTCACACCGCCCGCGTCAAGGTCCCGGCCGGCATCGACACGGGGCTCGTCCTGGAGGAGGGCGCCGAACTGTTCGTACGGGCGGCCGCCGGGGTGCCGGAGGCGGACCTGCACGCGGTCCTGGTGGCGGTGGTCGGCAGGCTCCGCGACGACACCCTGCCGGCCGCCGACCGGCTGGCTGCGGCGTTGGCGCCGGAGGTGGACGAGGTCCTGACCCGGCATCCCTTGCGGGAACTGGTCACCTCCTCCGAGCCGTTGCCCCTGCTGGTGGAACGCGAGCGGGCCCTGTTCGGCTCCTGGTACGAGTTCTTCCCCCGTTCCGAGGGCACCCCCGAGCAGCCCCACGGAACCTTCCGCACCGCCGCAGGGCGCCTGCCCGCCATCGCCGCCATGGGCTTCGACGTCGTCTACCTCCCACCCATCCACCCCATCGGCACCACGTTCCGCAAAGGCCGCAACAACACCCTCTCCCCCACCCCCGACGACGTCGGCGTGCCCTGGGCCATCGGCTCCCCCGAAGGCGGCCACGACACCGTCCACCCCGACCTCGGCACCCTCGACGACTTCGACTTCTTCGTCGCCGAAGCCCGGGCCCTGGGCATGGAAGTCGCCCTGGACCTCGCCCTGCAGTGCTCCCCCGACCACCCCTGGGTCCACAAACACCCCGAGTGGTTCCACCACCGCCCCGACGGCACCATCGCCTACGCCGAGAACCCGCCCAAGAAGTACCAGGACATCTACCCCATCGCCTTCGACGCCGACATGCCCGGCCTGATCGCCGAGACCACGCGTGTCCTGCGGCACTGGATGGACCACGGGGTACGCATCTTCCGCGTCGACAACCCCCACACCAAACCGGTCGTCTTCTGGGAACAGGTCATCGCCCAGATCAACGCCACCGACCCGGACGTCATCTTCCTGGCCGAGGCCTTCACCCGCCCCGCGATGATGCACACCCTGGCCGCCACCGGCTTCCAGCAGTCCTACACCTACTTCACCTGGCGCAACACCAAACAGGAGCTCACCGAGTACGCCGCCGAACTCGCCGGGGAAGCAGCCGCCTACATGCGGCCCAACTTCTTCGTCAACACCCCCGACATCCTGCACGCCTTCCTCCAGGAGGGCGGCCGCCCCGCCTTCGAACTCCGCGCCGTCCTCGCCGCCACCCTCTCGCCCACCTGGGGCGTCTACTCCGGCTACGAGCTCTGCGAGAACACCCCCCTGAAGCCAGGCAGCGAGGAGTACCTCGACTCCGAGAAGTACCAACTCCGCCCCCGCGACTGGGACGCCGCCGAACGCGACGGACGCACCATCGCGCCCCTCATCACGGCGCTCAACCACATCCGACGGCGGCACCCCGCACTGCACGGACTGCGGAACCTGCGCTTCCACCACACGGACAACGACGCGGTGATCGCGTACAGCAAGCGCACCGGTTCGGACGTGGTCGTGGTGGTCGTCAACCTCGATCCCCACCGTGCCCAGGAGGCCACGATCACACTCGACATGGCGGAACTCGGCCTGGGCATGGGCGAGAGCATGCCGGTGCTCGACGAGTTGACAGGGGAGACCTACCACTGGGGACGGACGAACTACGTGCGCCTGGAGCCCGGGCGGGCGCCCGCGCACGTCCTCCACGTCCCGCTCCCCGCCGACAGCTCGTCCTCCTCGTCGCAGATCGGAGGGTCAGGTACGCCATGA
- a CDS encoding DUF5133 domain-containing protein, with protein MLLPAKNEVARHLRRYRTWERVMLASPTDRAARDSFEDSGYTLCVLMGKRCAREAVAAAERYLQTSPSSRLQEQGDRPEQGAAGKPRKDRARKGAGKTRTGESRSATGGPPPGRRSTAGR; from the coding sequence ATGCTGCTGCCCGCCAAAAATGAGGTGGCCAGACATCTGCGGCGCTACCGCACCTGGGAACGCGTGATGCTCGCGTCCCCGACCGACCGCGCGGCCCGGGACAGTTTCGAGGACTCCGGCTACACGCTGTGCGTCCTCATGGGCAAACGCTGCGCCCGTGAGGCCGTGGCGGCCGCCGAGCGCTATCTGCAGACGAGCCCGTCCTCCCGTCTCCAGGAGCAGGGCGACCGTCCCGAGCAGGGGGCCGCCGGCAAGCCCCGTAAAGACCGGGCCCGTAAAGGGGCCGGCAAGACCCGGACCGGCGAGAGCCGTTCCGCCACAGGTGGTCCGCCGCCCGGTCGGCGTTCCACGGCAGGGCGGTAG